One window from the genome of Candidatus Spechtbacterales bacterium encodes:
- the def gene encoding peptide deformylase, with translation MKLILLSVSACLPAGRPACRASVAAQVGNPDAIKIFDFDSVEDPRYRKRIKDLGGIGTKIMEKPVIQAPAEVLRKKSEPIKQYNTPDLKGLISDMMDTVIKEDGVGLAAPQINISKRIFIIPEDYAPEIKNLNPKTWLRPKTQTVFINPEIIFYSDVKEETEEGCLSVKGANMYHPTNRSYEVVIRAQNEKGKKFKIRGRGFLARIFQHETDHLNGILFIDRMHEK, from the coding sequence TTGAAATTAATTTTGTTGAGCGTTAGCGCCTGCCTGCCGGCAGGCAGGCCTGCCTGCCGCGCTAGCGTAGCGGCGCAGGTAGGAAATCCCGACGCTATCAAAATCTTTGATTTTGATAGCGTCGAGGATCCACGATACCGCAAGCGAATCAAAGATTTGGGCGGTATCGGGACAAAAATTATGGAAAAACCTGTTATCCAAGCGCCGGCAGAGGTTTTGCGCAAAAAAAGTGAACCAATAAAGCAATACAATACCCCCGATTTAAAAGGGTTAATTTCGGATATGATGGACACGGTTATAAAAGAAGACGGCGTAGGCCTTGCAGCTCCTCAAATAAATATCTCAAAAAGAATTTTTATAATACCCGAGGATTACGCCCCTGAGATAAAAAACCTAAACCCCAAAACATGGTTGCGTCCCAAAACGCAAACTGTATTTATTAATCCTGAAATAATTTTTTACAGCGATGTTAAAGAGGAGACAGAAGAAGGTTGTCTAAGTGTAAAAGGAGCAAATATGTACCACCCAACAAACCGCTCTTATGAAGTTGTAATACGCGCGCAAAATGAAAAAGGTAAAAAGTTCAAAATACGAGGACGGGGTTTTTTGGCGCGTATATTCCAACACGAAACAGACCACTTAAACGGAATTCTGTTTATAGACAGAATGCATGAAAAATAG
- the fmt gene encoding methionyl-tRNA formyltransferase: MKNKSKIIFFGTPKFADIILKELIAADYKPCLIVTAPDKPVGRKQELVPPATKITAKKHGIEVWQPEKLEIGNWKLEINKLGHIDFAVVAAYGKIIPKEILDTLKNRFANIHPSLLPKWRGPSPVHSALLHGDTTTGSTIILLDEKMDHGPILAQEALKISETDTTESLTEKLAIHGAKVLIKTIPDWTSGKIKSKEQDHNSASYTKIITREDGRVDWHESAPSLERRLRAFTPWPGLFTYWEEKRLKILSLDTEKNEQKINPGQVVQHKNIFAIQTGRGLVLPREVQLEGGKPMEVKEFLKGHPGIIGVQLL, encoded by the coding sequence ATGAAAAATAAATCAAAAATTATCTTCTTTGGAACTCCGAAATTCGCTGATATTATCTTAAAAGAGCTTATAGCTGCTGACTATAAGCCCTGTTTGATTGTAACAGCTCCCGACAAACCCGTGGGTAGAAAACAAGAACTTGTGCCGCCTGCAACCAAAATCACAGCAAAAAAACATGGCATAGAAGTTTGGCAGCCCGAAAAATTGGAAATTGGAAATTGGAAATTGGAAATTAACAAACTTGGTCATATTGATTTTGCTGTAGTAGCGGCATACGGTAAAATTATCCCGAAAGAAATTTTAGATACTTTAAAAAACAGATTTGCAAATATTCACCCCTCTCTTTTGCCTAAATGGCGCGGTCCCTCGCCTGTGCACTCCGCTCTTTTGCATGGTGATACAACAACAGGAAGTACAATTATTTTACTGGATGAAAAAATGGACCATGGACCAATACTTGCACAGGAGGCATTAAAAATATCGGAAACAGACACAACAGAAAGCCTCACAGAAAAACTCGCTATACACGGAGCTAAAGTCTTAATAAAAACTATTCCCGATTGGACAAGCGGTAAAATTAAATCAAAAGAACAAGACCACAACAGCGCTTCATACACAAAAATAATAACCCGTGAAGATGGGCGAGTAGATTGGCACGAGAGCGCGCCAAGCTTAGAGCGCAGGTTACGAGCTTTTACTCCTTGGCCGGGACTATTTACATACTGGGAAGAAAAAAGATTAAAAATACTATCATTAGACACAGAAAAAAACGAACAAAAAATAAACCCCGGACAGGTTGTACAACATAAAAATATTTTCGCAATACAAACCGGAAGGGGGCTTGTACTGCCGAGGGAAGTGCAGTTAGAGGGTGGCAAGCCAATGGAAGTAAAAGAGTTCTTAAAAGGCCACCCCGGCATAATAGGCGTTCAGCTTCTGTAA
- the tsaD gene encoding tRNA (adenosine(37)-N6)-threonylcarbamoyltransferase complex transferase subunit TsaD translates to MGPPYKLPKGKRLIKPFSFIDQLMRVLGIETSCDDTAIALLEAKRELPSPELKLLKNIVSSQVKMHSEYGGVVPGLAKREHQKNLIPVLFEALELNSMKHETGNMKQAQKIKNIEKILERYDDLLEEFKEKVVPIEKPAVDLIAVTHGPGLEPALWVGVNFARALSALWDIPIIGVDHMEGHIAVNLLQCGNSKFKIQNSKLAREIEFPAISLAVSGGHTQLILIKNWMDYEILGETLDDAAGEAFDKVARLIGLGFPGGPEIEKIAKKGDPKAFDFPRPIMNRPDYNFSFSGLKTAVMYKVKEMTEKEIKSRQADIAASFQQAAIDTLVKKSIKAAKAHNIKTFMLAGGVAANTALREQMKEALKKELPEAQFMVPEIKLATDNGAMIAVAGYMRYKAGQKSNWHTLKADSSKLITEE, encoded by the coding sequence TTGGGACCGCCATATAAATTACCAAAAGGAAAACGGCTTATTAAGCCGTTTTCCTTTATAGATCAATTAATGAGAGTGCTTGGCATAGAAACATCATGCGATGACACAGCCATCGCCCTGCTTGAAGCCAAAAGAGAACTCCCCTCTCCCGAACTTAAGTTGCTTAAAAATATAGTATCTTCACAGGTAAAAATGCACTCCGAATACGGAGGAGTTGTGCCGGGATTAGCAAAGAGAGAACATCAAAAGAATTTAATTCCGGTGTTGTTTGAAGCACTGGAATTAAATTCCATGAAACATGAAACAGGAAACATGAAACAGGCCCAAAAAATTAAAAACATTGAAAAAATATTAGAAAGATATGATGACCTGCTTGAGGAATTTAAAGAAAAGGTAGTACCGATTGAAAAGCCTGCTGTAGATTTAATCGCTGTAACTCATGGTCCAGGGCTTGAGCCCGCACTGTGGGTGGGAGTTAATTTTGCCCGCGCTTTGTCCGCTTTATGGGATATTCCCATAATTGGAGTGGACCATATGGAAGGCCACATTGCAGTAAATTTACTGCAATGTGGAAATTCAAAATTCAAAATTCAAAATTCGAAATTAGCGAGAGAAATTGAATTTCCTGCAATTTCTCTCGCTGTATCGGGTGGGCATACCCAGCTTATACTTATTAAAAACTGGATGGATTATGAAATTTTAGGCGAAACTCTTGACGATGCGGCGGGTGAAGCATTTGATAAAGTAGCCCGCTTAATTGGGCTTGGATTTCCCGGAGGGCCTGAAATTGAAAAAATCGCAAAAAAGGGAGACCCTAAGGCCTTTGATTTTCCCCGCCCCATAATGAACAGGCCGGATTATAACTTCAGTTTTTCAGGCTTAAAAACTGCAGTTATGTATAAAGTCAAAGAAATGACAGAAAAAGAAATAAAAAGCAGGCAAGCCGATATTGCCGCTTCTTTCCAGCAGGCGGCAATTGATACACTTGTTAAAAAATCTATAAAAGCGGCAAAAGCGCATAATATAAAAACATTTATGCTTGCGGGAGGAGTTGCGGCAAATACAGCGTTGCGCGAACAAATGAAAGAAGCTCTAAAAAAAGAGCTTCCCGAAGCTCAGTTTATGGTTCCCGAAATAAAACTGGCAACAGACAACGGTGCCATGATAGCGGTTGCCGGTTACATGCGCTATAAAGCGGGACAAAAAAGCAACTGGCACACACTTAAAGCAGACAGTTCAAAGTTGATTACAGAGGAATAA
- a CDS encoding SpoVR family protein, protein MNREEIERLKTIEKRVHEIAQENGLITTEIIFELVPPKRMIEAMAYGFPTNFSHWSRGRDFERQRTIYDHTGAGIPYEVVWNFDTPRAFLVDTNPFALNVVILCHVYGHVDFFLGSRYLNRGREIADMAREARNAAKRFQEYEKIYGVDAVEQMIDAAMTIQWIQDPDPFAEDLDEEAVREDLMERERAKLERAKGGLSSEFNLKNYTDKELISINSRLKRLKYRTPPVPTHDVLKYITDHSPKPLRDWERDVLQVVRHQARYLAPQRRTKLLNEGWATYWHTKIIRQLFEEGLLTEREHGVFNQYNSAVLAENKKSMNWYRIGVAMYGYVEDRWNKGQFGIEYEDSNDPRKHLTWDMGAMKGREKLFEIRTAYSDRMAIEEFFTDEFIREQELYIWEQVYWNGEYVDVIVEDRPEVIRQQLKNFHGLYNSPLVTVEDGNYKRRGELYLKHHFTGFELDPRFESGTLEHIYRMWSKPVHLETVEILDEKEVEVKPKHGKSEVVVMRNMRVIVHSYDGKNHTEKEKTVEDSDD, encoded by the coding sequence GTGAATAGAGAGGAGATAGAACGCTTAAAAACCATAGAAAAAAGAGTTCATGAGATAGCACAAGAAAACGGGCTTATAACAACTGAGATTATTTTTGAACTTGTACCTCCAAAAAGAATGATAGAAGCCATGGCTTACGGGTTTCCAACCAACTTTTCACACTGGAGTCGCGGACGCGACTTTGAGAGACAGAGGACAATTTATGACCATACGGGTGCGGGAATACCTTACGAGGTTGTGTGGAATTTTGATACTCCGCGCGCCTTTCTTGTAGACACCAACCCGTTTGCGTTGAATGTTGTTATCTTGTGTCATGTTTATGGCCATGTTGATTTCTTTCTGGGAAGCAGGTATCTAAATCGCGGTCGTGAAATCGCGGACATGGCGCGTGAAGCGCGCAATGCCGCAAAGCGTTTTCAGGAATATGAAAAAATATACGGTGTAGATGCCGTAGAGCAGATGATAGATGCCGCTATGACGATTCAGTGGATTCAGGATCCTGATCCGTTCGCGGAAGATCTTGATGAAGAAGCGGTAAGAGAAGATCTTATGGAAAGAGAACGCGCAAAACTGGAAAGAGCAAAAGGCGGATTAAGCTCCGAGTTTAACTTGAAAAATTATACTGATAAAGAATTAATCAGTATAAACTCCCGTCTTAAGAGATTGAAATACCGAACACCCCCCGTGCCAACGCACGATGTTCTCAAATACATTACAGACCACTCTCCAAAGCCCTTGCGCGACTGGGAGCGCGACGTATTGCAGGTTGTAAGACACCAGGCAAGATATCTTGCTCCACAAAGGAGAACAAAACTTCTTAACGAAGGTTGGGCCACTTACTGGCACACGAAGATAATCAGACAACTTTTTGAAGAAGGTCTTTTAACTGAAAGAGAGCATGGAGTTTTCAACCAGTATAACTCTGCAGTCTTAGCGGAAAACAAAAAATCTATGAACTGGTACAGGATTGGTGTTGCCATGTACGGGTATGTTGAAGATAGATGGAATAAAGGACAGTTCGGTATAGAGTATGAAGACTCTAATGACCCGCGTAAGCATTTAACCTGGGATATGGGAGCTATGAAAGGCAGAGAAAAGCTTTTTGAAATAAGAACTGCTTATAGCGACAGGATGGCAATAGAGGAATTTTTTACAGACGAGTTCATAAGAGAACAGGAGCTGTATATTTGGGAACAGGTTTACTGGAATGGCGAATATGTGGATGTCATTGTTGAAGACCGCCCGGAAGTTATAAGACAACAGTTGAAGAACTTCCACGGCCTTTACAACAGCCCTCTGGTTACTGTTGAAGATGGAAATTACAAACGCAGAGGCGAGCTTTACCTGAAGCATCATTTCACAGGATTTGAGCTTGATCCGAGGTTTGAATCGGGAACTCTTGAGCACATTTACAGAATGTGGAGCAAGCCCGTGCATCTGGAAACTGTAGAGATATTAGATGAAAAAGAGGTGGAAGTAAAGCCAAAGCATGGAAAATCTGAAGTTGTTGTAATGAGAAATATGCGCGTGATAGTACATTCTTATGATGGAAAAAATCACACAGAAAAAGAGAAAACTGTTGAAGATTCTGATGATTAG
- a CDS encoding AAA family ATPase, whose translation MSSDLVLPNPRFEDFTVELSDRDPPYIEKLREKISGEVFEQDRAIRKVLQRIALIDSGKQKRPSPLFFAGPPGSGKSYLAEVAAYAWLGKPRGAEDGPLVSIAGENFRESHTISALLGAPAGYIGHGGSGSAATKSPLEKLGTFDMYRNDYLLDEIGEKWVNSEMSEYTGNSPNEYRESLEDLKEMFIERKLLDIEESKTSMPYRSVLRVDEFEKMHEEVQKQFLTILNDGFLQLRSNRARVIDFRGCLIIFTSNIGTGEISKFIDQKPIGFHSLKKDKRSVEDMDQRIYETVKRAVEKNLPPELYSRIGHDGLVVFHKLSARGFENIVEKEINEVREEFREDFLFVHVTQEFKDFILEEADSSVEGARMMSRLIDKYMRLPLAKRINSGDFMAGDVVLVTVVDKEVKLKMMPRLDGMELHTLSGGHKEVDEKSLEKEFFSDIGDVYRMILEDEARQRIKRKIPKPSSDDNSDDDIDDLDDDSDIYDHDDDSDEEE comes from the coding sequence ATGTCCTCCGACCTTGTTTTGCCAAATCCCAGATTTGAGGATTTTACTGTGGAGCTTTCTGACAGAGACCCTCCCTATATTGAAAAACTGCGAGAAAAGATATCCGGTGAAGTTTTTGAACAGGACAGAGCCATAAGAAAAGTTTTACAGCGCATAGCGCTTATAGACTCAGGAAAACAAAAGCGCCCATCGCCGTTGTTTTTCGCGGGACCTCCCGGTAGCGGAAAGAGTTATCTTGCAGAAGTTGCCGCCTATGCGTGGCTTGGAAAACCAAGAGGTGCTGAGGATGGTCCTCTTGTAAGCATCGCCGGTGAAAACTTTAGAGAGAGCCATACCATATCCGCGTTGCTTGGCGCACCTGCAGGATATATAGGACATGGCGGTTCCGGTTCGGCGGCAACCAAGTCTCCCTTGGAAAAGTTGGGTACATTTGATATGTACCGCAACGACTATCTTCTGGATGAGATAGGCGAGAAGTGGGTAAATAGCGAAATGTCAGAGTATACCGGAAACTCACCCAATGAATACAGGGAATCCCTGGAAGATCTTAAAGAGATGTTTATTGAGCGTAAGCTACTTGATATAGAGGAATCAAAAACCTCCATGCCTTATCGTTCCGTTTTGCGTGTTGATGAGTTTGAAAAGATGCACGAAGAGGTGCAAAAGCAGTTTTTGACTATTCTCAATGATGGCTTCCTGCAGTTAAGAAGCAACAGGGCGCGCGTTATAGATTTTAGGGGATGTCTTATAATTTTTACAAGCAATATAGGAACAGGCGAGATATCAAAATTTATAGACCAAAAACCCATAGGTTTTCACTCCTTGAAAAAAGATAAGCGTTCCGTGGAGGATATGGACCAGCGTATATATGAAACAGTAAAGCGAGCGGTTGAAAAAAACCTTCCGCCGGAGCTTTACAGCAGAATAGGGCATGATGGCTTAGTGGTGTTTCATAAATTATCCGCGCGGGGATTTGAGAATATTGTAGAAAAAGAGATAAATGAGGTTAGAGAGGAGTTTCGCGAAGACTTTTTATTTGTCCATGTAACACAGGAGTTTAAAGATTTTATTCTTGAAGAGGCGGATTCTTCCGTAGAGGGAGCCAGAATGATGTCAAGGTTAATTGATAAATATATGCGCCTTCCGTTGGCTAAAAGAATAAATTCTGGAGATTTTATGGCAGGTGATGTTGTATTGGTTACCGTTGTAGATAAAGAGGTTAAACTCAAGATGATGCCCCGTCTGGATGGCATGGAACTTCATACCCTTTCCGGAGGACATAAAGAGGTTGATGAAAAATCTCTTGAAAAAGAGTTCTTCAGCGACATTGGAGATGTGTATCGGATGATACTTGAAGACGAAGCAAGGCAAAGAATAAAGAGAAAAATTCCCAAACCTTCTTCGGATGATAATTCTGATGACGACATTGATGATTTAGATGACGACTCTGATATATATGACCATGATGATGATTCTGATGAAGAGGAATAA
- a CDS encoding DUF87 domain-containing protein gives MTQFFIISGLVLLFALMGGVLVWMRHLAKRGVVTRSLNMSLFLVTLPLANKAEGGQGHEAVKEKISLMEQLLASFSTLEAGGWLRETLYGKPYIALEMAVHHKGEHIHTYIAVPRNMENILEKQVHGFFPHAEVEQVKDYSIFNPGGASAASFAQLRRPSVLPLVTYHEMNADPLNNIATAMSKLKAEGEGVVVQLVLKPVSSKNQQSMAEKIVQEMYKGKSFNEASHEGSGSLAKDVFKEFTSKPPKPEEQQEMYRKPVDEHTVQMVRDKAYKTHFNVNLRLVSAAEDKGRAEQVLSELEAAFAQFNSASGNSLVFKKVPARSMRKFIFDYSFRIPRSANASNFSIDEVVSFYHFPVVDTEMTKMRSLRSKAAPPPPTLPAEGLVLGENVYRGERHLVRISKNDRRRHMYIIGQTGTGKSRLIYNMIKQDIANGEGVALLDPHGDLAHKILEVVPKERWDDIVWFDPGDPSRPFGLNMLEYDTSRPQQKTLVVNELLGIFRKLFHEETMGPMFDQYFRNACLLLLDDYEYEIPTLLDVSRVLTDSEFRSDKLSRETNEVVKNFWEKEAEKAGGDAALANIAPYITSKINGFVSDEFLRPIISHKQSSLNFRTAMDEKKIILVNLSKGKLGELNANLVGLVIVGKLLIASLSRVDIEEETRNDFYLYMDEFQNFSTDSIATILSEARKYHLNLIMAHQFIAQLEDKIQKAVFGNVGSMLALRVGIEDAQFLKEQFEPAFTEEDLSNIDNFKAHAKLLINNQTTRPFRINIS, from the coding sequence ATGACACAGTTTTTTATAATTTCAGGACTTGTTTTACTTTTTGCTCTCATGGGTGGTGTTTTAGTTTGGATGCGCCATCTTGCAAAACGCGGAGTAGTTACCCGCTCTTTAAACATGAGTCTTTTTTTGGTAACTCTTCCGCTTGCAAATAAGGCAGAAGGAGGCCAGGGTCACGAGGCGGTAAAAGAAAAGATATCTTTAATGGAACAGCTCCTTGCCTCTTTTAGTACACTGGAAGCCGGAGGCTGGTTGAGAGAAACTCTTTACGGTAAGCCGTATATAGCACTGGAGATGGCGGTACATCACAAAGGCGAGCATATTCATACATATATTGCTGTGCCTCGCAATATGGAAAATATATTAGAAAAACAGGTACATGGTTTTTTCCCTCACGCAGAGGTGGAGCAGGTAAAAGATTATAGCATTTTTAATCCCGGAGGCGCTTCAGCGGCATCTTTTGCCCAATTGCGCCGGCCTTCTGTGCTTCCTCTTGTAACTTATCATGAAATGAATGCCGACCCTCTTAACAACATAGCTACAGCAATGAGCAAGTTAAAAGCAGAAGGGGAGGGGGTTGTGGTACAGTTAGTGTTAAAGCCGGTAAGTTCTAAAAACCAACAGAGTATGGCGGAAAAGATAGTGCAGGAGATGTATAAAGGTAAAAGCTTTAACGAGGCATCGCATGAAGGCAGCGGTAGTTTGGCAAAGGATGTGTTTAAAGAGTTTACCAGCAAACCTCCAAAACCTGAAGAGCAACAGGAAATGTATCGCAAGCCGGTAGACGAACACACTGTACAGATGGTGCGCGATAAGGCTTATAAGACGCACTTTAATGTTAATTTGCGCCTTGTTTCCGCGGCTGAAGATAAAGGCAGGGCTGAGCAGGTATTGAGTGAGCTTGAAGCCGCTTTTGCGCAGTTTAATTCAGCCAGTGGCAACTCTCTGGTATTTAAAAAAGTTCCGGCAAGAAGTATGCGTAAGTTTATCTTTGATTATTCATTTAGAATACCCCGTTCGGCAAACGCGTCTAATTTTTCAATTGATGAAGTTGTAAGTTTTTACCACTTTCCTGTTGTAGATACAGAAATGACAAAGATGCGCAGCTTGCGTAGCAAGGCGGCACCACCACCACCCACGTTGCCTGCTGAAGGTCTTGTGCTCGGGGAAAATGTTTACAGGGGTGAGAGGCATCTTGTACGAATATCAAAAAATGACAGGCGCAGACACATGTATATAATAGGGCAGACGGGAACCGGTAAGAGTAGGCTTATTTATAATATGATAAAGCAGGATATAGCTAATGGAGAAGGCGTGGCACTCTTAGACCCTCACGGAGATTTGGCGCATAAGATACTTGAGGTAGTTCCCAAAGAGCGCTGGGATGATATTGTGTGGTTTGACCCGGGCGACCCCAGCCGTCCTTTCGGGTTAAATATGCTTGAATATGACACAAGTCGTCCGCAGCAAAAGACGCTTGTGGTGAACGAACTCCTGGGAATATTTCGCAAACTTTTTCATGAAGAGACAATGGGTCCCATGTTTGACCAGTATTTTAGAAATGCCTGCCTCCTTCTATTAGATGATTACGAATATGAAATTCCCACACTTTTAGATGTATCACGTGTTCTTACAGATTCCGAGTTTAGAAGTGATAAGTTGAGCCGGGAAACCAACGAGGTAGTTAAGAACTTTTGGGAGAAAGAAGCCGAAAAGGCGGGAGGGGATGCGGCCCTTGCAAACATAGCGCCATATATTACAAGCAAGATAAACGGTTTTGTCTCGGATGAGTTTCTACGACCGATAATAAGCCATAAGCAAAGTTCGCTCAATTTTAGGACTGCGATGGACGAAAAGAAGATAATACTGGTGAACCTGAGCAAAGGAAAACTTGGCGAACTTAACGCCAACCTTGTAGGGCTTGTTATTGTGGGAAAATTGCTTATTGCATCGCTTTCGCGCGTAGACATAGAAGAGGAGACTAGGAACGACTTTTATCTGTATATGGATGAGTTTCAAAATTTTTCTACAGACAGCATAGCTACTATTTTATCTGAAGCGAGAAAGTACCACCTGAATCTTATTATGGCGCATCAGTTTATAGCGCAATTGGAAGATAAGATACAAAAAGCTGTGTTTGGCAATGTGGGTTCCATGCTTGCTTTGCGCGTGGGGATAGAAGATGCCCAATTTTTAAAAGAACAATTTGAACCGGCTTTTACCGAAGAAGATTTAAGCAACATAGACAATTTTAAAGCGCATGCTAAACTTTTAATAAACAATCAGACAACAAGACCGTTTAGAATTAATATTTCGTAA
- a CDS encoding DUF444 family protein → MPIVHSSPKGERGRKDAKRHRDKQREIIRKKLPDIISEENIITDKKGRKVKVPIRGVVIPDLRPGKRKKEEGGGSGANPGGGGIGQGKGKQGDVIGRKPAPGGGGEPGEAGEEPGEDFIETEIDIEEVIEMMLEDLGLPNIEKKDVEQLEIDMGFKISGLRKSGPPALLFKKRTAREGIKRFYMLLDILEDETGKNKFLCAKALEDSNGNLNEARELLSDAEFLAGEDDDWDEDDINPFPIFEEEDLRFHNLEEQTTHESNAVIIIELDVSGSMTTVKKYLARSIAFWLTEFLRKIYDNVEIRFIIYHSTARIVDEHTAFHTMESGGTVAYEAHKKAIDLIETQYPTKQWNVYVFQFSDGWDFNPEKAVEGAKMMIEKLKINMFGYAEIHVDEYFKSMSNLFNEFYLNMPLNHVGSDGGDGEDMIVGSGEYPFIGCKIEEKEQLWAVIREFLYRERWSK, encoded by the coding sequence ATGCCAATAGTGCATTCAAGTCCAAAGGGTGAGCGCGGCAGAAAAGACGCTAAGCGCCATAGAGACAAGCAGAGAGAGATAATTCGCAAAAAACTTCCCGACATAATTTCTGAAGAAAACATAATTACCGATAAAAAGGGCAGAAAAGTTAAAGTACCTATTAGAGGTGTTGTTATTCCGGACTTGCGTCCGGGAAAAAGGAAGAAAGAAGAGGGTGGTGGTTCGGGAGCCAATCCCGGTGGAGGTGGCATAGGCCAAGGCAAAGGCAAGCAAGGCGATGTTATAGGTCGCAAACCCGCTCCCGGTGGAGGGGGAGAGCCCGGAGAAGCCGGAGAAGAGCCCGGAGAAGATTTCATTGAAACAGAGATTGATATCGAAGAAGTTATAGAGATGATGCTTGAAGATCTCGGGCTGCCTAACATTGAAAAGAAGGATGTAGAACAGCTGGAAATTGATATGGGATTTAAGATATCAGGATTGCGAAAGAGCGGTCCTCCGGCCCTTCTTTTCAAAAAAAGGACGGCCAGAGAAGGTATCAAGCGTTTTTATATGCTTTTGGACATACTGGAAGATGAAACAGGAAAGAATAAATTCCTTTGCGCTAAAGCCCTTGAGGATTCTAACGGAAACCTTAATGAGGCAAGAGAGCTCTTGTCGGATGCGGAATTTTTAGCCGGAGAAGATGATGATTGGGATGAAGACGACATCAATCCCTTCCCCATATTTGAAGAAGAAGACCTAAGATTTCACAATCTTGAGGAGCAGACTACTCACGAATCCAATGCTGTAATAATTATAGAGCTGGATGTTTCGGGGTCTATGACCACTGTAAAGAAGTATCTCGCTCGTTCTATCGCGTTTTGGCTCACGGAGTTTTTGCGCAAGATTTACGACAATGTGGAAATACGCTTTATAATTTACCACTCAACCGCGAGGATTGTAGATGAACACACCGCTTTTCACACCATGGAGAGCGGTGGTACTGTGGCTTATGAGGCGCATAAAAAGGCCATTGACCTGATAGAGACGCAGTATCCAACCAAACAATGGAATGTTTATGTTTTTCAATTTTCCGACGGGTGGGACTTCAACCCTGAAAAAGCTGTTGAGGGCGCCAAGATGATGATAGAGAAGTTGAAGATAAACATGTTTGGTTACGCGGAAATTCATGTGGATGAATATTTCAAAAGCATGAGCAATCTCTTTAATGAGTTTTATCTAAATATGCCTCTTAACCATGTGGGTTCTGATGGCGGAGATGGTGAAGACATGATTGTTGGTTCGGGAGAATATCCTTTCATAGGGTGCAAGATAGAAGAAAAAGAACAGTTATGGGCAGTTATTCGCGAATTTCTTTACAGAGAGAGGTGGTCAAAGTGA
- a CDS encoding DsbA family protein — translation MTEKKTSEVEIKELESKLKDLKKEDKGGDNNQFLIPLSIIIAGMFIAAAVYLSGGATTGTNQVANNNQPGNTAEPVPPGTSAEIEMKEVTSDDWIKGDSNAPVKIVEYSDLECPFCQRIHSTLNQIVEDYDGQVAWVYRHAPLEQLHSKAPREAEAAECAGELGGNDAFWAFIDRVFEVGPMNNGLADSQLPEIAVYAGVNRSAFQTCLDSGRYADKVADSLEDAFNAGLRGTPYSVVVAPNGETYPVDGAQPYDSIKAIVDLALQAN, via the coding sequence ATGACAGAGAAAAAAACTTCAGAAGTCGAGATAAAAGAACTTGAATCAAAGTTAAAAGATCTCAAAAAAGAAGATAAAGGCGGAGACAATAATCAGTTTCTTATTCCTTTGTCCATAATAATAGCGGGCATGTTTATTGCAGCCGCTGTTTATTTATCGGGAGGGGCTACTACAGGAACTAACCAGGTGGCAAATAATAACCAGCCCGGCAACACGGCAGAACCGGTACCTCCCGGAACTTCCGCTGAGATAGAGATGAAAGAAGTAACTTCTGACGACTGGATAAAAGGTGATTCAAACGCGCCTGTAAAGATAGTTGAGTATTCAGACTTAGAGTGTCCATTTTGCCAAAGAATACATTCAACACTTAACCAGATTGTAGAAGATTACGACGGGCAGGTGGCATGGGTTTACAGGCACGCGCCTCTTGAACAACTGCATTCAAAAGCACCGAGGGAGGCAGAGGCCGCGGAATGCGCGGGAGAGCTTGGCGGAAATGATGCTTTTTGGGCTTTTATTGACAGAGTGTTTGAAGTAGGTCCAATGAATAATGGACTTGCGGATTCTCAGTTGCCGGAAATAGCGGTTTACGCGGGTGTTAACAGGTCAGCTTTCCAGACTTGCTTAGATAGTGGCAGGTATGCAGATAAGGTTGCAGACAGCCTGGAAGATGCGTTTAACGCGGGCTTGAGGGGCACTCCTTACAGTGTAGTTGTAGCACCTAACGGTGAAACATACCCTGTAGATGGAGCACAACCTTACGACAGCATAAAGGCCATTGTTGACTTAGCGCTTCAGGCCAATTAA